The DNA segment ATCACCCCTcatgagacccagcattcattattggataatattcgaccgaatatacCAAATctagcatgcagtgaagaaaatatagcagccgtagctgacaGTGTACAGGAAGACTGTGGAGGTCGATTCAGCGTCGTTCGCAtcaacttggactgacgtatggaacgacttggcacattttacttcgagatcttaaattgaacgCGTACAGAATACAGCtggtgcaaaaactgaagccgttcgaccttcccaaaGGAACTTCGCTTAGCGcaatgggctcttgaaaagttccaagaagatctgacgttgTTCAGCCAAATTTTACCGATGTTTTTGAGGCAAATTTTGTTAGCGATGAGACACATTTCTGGCTCATTGGGAaggtaaacaagcaaaattgccgcatttgggacgaagaccgacctgaagagtttcaagacctgccatttcattcagaaaaaacaacgttaTTTGTGGGGCGtccacattttttcaaaactgatgccggtgagaacgtagccGTCAATGGTGAGCGTTATCGCGCCatcataaccgactatttgatgcctgaaattgaagctcgtgatctcggcgacatttggtttcaacacgACGGTGCCACACCCCTCATATCGCAACaatcaatgcatttattgagggaaaacttcggtgagcaaataatttcacgttttggaccggtcgattggccaccaagatcgcgGGATATCACTTCgttagatttttttctgtgaggatatgtaaagtctaaagtctatgcggacaattttGCTTCgcttcaggccttggagcaaaacattacacgtgtcattcgccagttaccagtcgaaatgctcaaacgagtcatcgaaaattggactcaacggatagaccatctgTGACGTAGCCAcgatcaacatttgaaagaggtaatattaaaaaaataaatgccaatgtatgttctttcgaatgataataaatatttcccattaaatttgtagtttcggtgttttttctttaaaaaaagtagggaacttcgaaatggatcactttaTAGAATACCCCACATTTACTTTCCCAGTTCAGTGTATACAAATTCCAGAATATTCGAACGATTCCATCAATCTATATGCCCTAACGAATTAGAAATCGCCTTATCCACGGAAAGTATCCTCTCGAGAAGAGACGAATCAAACTCTAATTCGGgaatttaaatgtaataaatgtccaataatttttacttactCTTGAATACGGCACTGGTGTCAAGAACATATGAATGCCAATAACCGAATCGGATAGGAGAAACAGTACTGTACCCACAGCACAGAAGTTATTTATGAAGCTGGAGTTTTGAAGAGCGCGAGCAAGGGCACGCCAACAAGTGGTCGCTAAAAGGGCAGTATAAATTGGAACGCCAATAGCAAGCACACCGTCCAGACGGGTGAAAGCCAACGAAATAGCTGAAATATTTAGAAGTATAGTAGttaatattgtaaaaatgttaaaaattattaatttatagaatgatttttttttttaatccaaagTGCGGCTGTACTATTCGCAGATCTTCGATCTTCACGAACTCAGTTTCCATAACTTAGTTCCATCTACATCTagcgttaatttttttactatgttAAGTCAGTAGTAGTTAGGAgctcacatataaatatttagacgTATGCAAGATATATCGACGGATTGCTCTTTCGAGGTTACCAATTGTTGTTGGAGAGCCTTTCCTTCAAACTTTCATTTGTTATTATCTACCTAACTTACCCAAAGCACCGCAAATGTACAACGCCACACCGATTGGCAGTCTCAAAGGCTTCCAACCAAACGCTGATATGTACCAGATATGACCGATAGCAAATGCGCCCATGCCTTCCAGGAAGAGATTAATATTGAGCAACGCATCGCCAGCGCATGAGCAAATTAAGCCGAGCAGTATGCGCTGAGAGTACTTATAACTACGTAAAGTAAGTGTAGAAAACGAAATTAGTGGCGATTTTAAAGCGAAGAAAATGGCGAATTGACTTACGCGGACGTAAAGGCGAATCCTTTGGCCACAACATACAAAATTAACATCACAATCGGCAGACATTTTAGAACTGTTGTCCAGAGTTCACCGTGTGGATCTTGTACGAAggcaaagtaaacaaaaactgCATTGAAGAATGGCATCAATTTCAACGTTTGCGTTCTTAGCTGAAATTAGAagacgaaaaaaattgtaagaaagcatgatatataactacatatcagttttagatatttgtttgttattgtaaatgGATTGACAGAAGAGTAGAACTTGTTAAAACGGCACAGGTGttactgttatttttataaagtctTAAAAATCAGACCAAAAAACCATGATCTCGATTACGGAATAATCTCTTCCTAACAATGATATGATTGTATGTCAAAAATCGGTTGAATCGgttcaatactttccttagccaGCATATACTTATTACAAagcttttcgaacttccaggtggcTTTTTACCGCTAATATCGTTCAATTGTGAGTTATCTTACTGAAAATTAGAGAGGGTATTTTACTTAGAACAGTGTATCCTTTGTTAAAATGGATGAAATACACTATccactaatatcaggattttcgaacatccggctgactttactccatatgataggcatttatatttagtatgtgGGATGTGTAGTattcaaaaatagataaaattcgGTTACATTCGAAcctagcccttctttacttgtttctaTTGTTTTCTTCCTTAACTGTCACTTTATTATGCGCCCGAAATTTCTTGTTCTTTTGAAAGAAAGAGATCAGAGACAATTCCTCCCAGGCCCGGTGTTCTGCAATTATTGTACAAATTACTTGATGATTTGCAGCTTTTATGTGGCATGCAATATAGAATGAAACCCGCAAAATAGTGCCGGAGGATTTGGAAGATACTTGTACTGCTGAAGAGAttgatttcacaagcaaaactTTCTGTGTTAGAATGGACTTGATCATAGCGGGAATCACGAACAGGTTTTTTTGGCTTTGGAAACAGAAGAAGTGCGACTGCTGCTCTCAAATTCGCTAAATACCATCCTATTAACGAAATATCAACTGAGATGATCTACTTAAAAAGCCTGTATAGTGCCAAATTTGCTCACAGTTCTACAACTTGTATTTATGTCTCCATTTAATTTGTTGAATGCCGtcactttgaaaaatttgggtACACAGTTCCCGCTTACCTGTATTACTTTAGTAATATTTGGACGTTGTCATTCTCAGTTGCCAGTGTTTTGTCAAGAATAAAGAACTATCATCGTTCTTCTAAAAGCCAAGCTCGAATCTGAACTAGTGAGAAAATTAGACTTCGGagaaatcatcaacatcaacgattaacagtcagagatcttactggaaggatcagtgaaacccattttgaaatataatttggaCGTAAGAGAACTAAGAGAAGTGAAATCACGATTGGTTctaaaatcacttaattttttcgaaaaacagcgtcgcgttaacttAACAATGCTTTCCAAACTGTCaggaaacatattattactagcGACGAGTCTTGGATccatgcttacgacccggaagcaaacgatcaatcggccgaatgtCATGGCAAAAGTGCGCCGAACTCGAAAAACCCCGTCAgaacaggtcaaaaatcaaggatatgttgacagttttcttcgattatcgaggtgtgatgTACTCGGAATTCCTTCGgaccggccaaactgttaaCAGGGCATACTacttgagtgttatgcgtcgtttgtgcgaagctattcgtaaaaagaggccgacaactcttggatTTTCTGCCATGACAACGCAGCGTAGCATACTAACAAATTtccaaccaatatcgtgccgcaatcacCGTATTCGACTGATTTAGCACCGTGTGATTTCTGGCCaatcagcaaactcaaacgaccgctccggggaatcCCTTTTAAGTCAATTAGACCGGAAATGGACTTTAATAACAGTTTCGAAGATTAAAAAAGACTTTGACATAATTGTATTGGGAGGGGGGATTACCTTGAGGGgtcgacatagattttgaataataaattaagaattttaaaattatgaacaaagtcttactattttttgctcatacttgtatataaatattttgtattgaaaatttgcgGATTATTGAGAAACTGTTTTCTAAACGTTTAAGAAGTAAAAATATTCTTGTGGActtaaaaatgtcaataaactttctcttaaaacaaaattttattttagagtTTTTCAAAGAAGCCTTAAAAGCGAAAAAACAATCCTATATATGAAAGGCTTTTAAGTATCCAAGAGACATAGATCACTATTTCTATAAAAGATAGAACATCATAACTTCAGTTATCATTGTAAAAATGTAATCTTTTCAACTTTACTGTTCCGCACTAAACGcgttaagatatatgtatgtatgtataaagtacAACATCTAAATATGAATggtatgtagtatgtacatatgtatatatacaagcacATATGTGTATCTAAAGATGTAACAACAATTTCACTGAACAATTTATCCACTGGCATGGACGCTTAACGTGAAGCTAAAAAACACAAAGGGCTGCCAACGACTTAATGACAGTCCAGAGCGCTGCGAACGCAAATCAAACTGACGAATTGAAATGGGAAAATGCAAAAACGCGCGCACTCACCTGTCACTCAATTCACTGATAATTTATCATGAATGTGCATATAAATGCAAAGTAATTGTATCAATTGTTTGTGCAATTGTCAaacgaaatacaaaaaataacgaATCTAGAATGAGTTCTGTGGAATGCATTGGCTTGTGACGGCGCGAAGGCGGAATAGCCCGCGATCGCTGAAGCGTGTAAATGTGCATGTTAGAGAGGTTTGGCGCTTCACTGCTTGCTTTGTTCGAGCTCGGCTCTcttgtagaaaaaataaatgtgaaagcaacaacaaaatttgatCTCAACATGGGAGCTTACGGGGATATTTCATTCAAATAGTATAATTGTTTCTATTCCATCTCCATTTCATAAAGCTTGTCTATGATTTGATTTACGCCAcatgttcgattcgccactcttCAAAATTGAATGACAACAAGAAAGGATATTAACTTCGAATGTACCGAATCCTTAATGCTCATCAcatgtgcattttttataacaaaaaaatcagtttGGATGACACTATAAGCTTCGATAGTTCGATCTAAACGATTTATTCGGGGATTTTAACAAtgctttggcaatttttttgaagaaccTCCTTAAATGAAAAGGTATCCACAGAAGCACTTGATTTCAATGATTCAGTTTTTATAGTTGTCCGATGTCGGTGGATCCAACAAATAGGCAGATTCTTGGTGAGAGAAggacgtgtgcgaaatttcagatcaatatcttaaaaactgaaaaactagTTCACGGATTTAAAGACGGTCAGACCGGCGGATAGGGAGGCGGGCATGGCTAAAATGACTCAGCCCGTCACGctgattatatatgtatgtatggtatggtATACATTTTGTGAGGTTTCCACCGTTTCATACTGAGTTTCCCCCAGCGGGTAAGGTAGCGGACAATTTGCTCGCGGTAAAGTATCCCTGTCGCAAGAGGCGGCTAAAATCCAATATCCACTATGTCTGTTTTTTGGCTTGCTTTGAAATTTCAACATAACTTTGTCCtaaatagtgctataatactcagcttgaactgATATTAAAGACTTTGACTGACAAATGTCACGTGTCATTGAGTTTGATGGGTGATCAACTGGTAGTAACAAAAGCTACAAGGTCAGACTGGAGACTTAAATCTgataccacggggagcagttaggccttggagttcgctccaatctgctcattgggtttggtcTTTTGGGGAGATTCTTGATGGCTGTGGTTTAAGCCTAAAGGCaggtagaattgaaaattcagttcagttcagtgtgcggccgggtgccggacccataGCACGGCAGAGATTTTAAgtcggcctcgaacccgactAAGGTGGAAAAGGTGTCTCGGTGTCCCTTTCACCTGACCAATTGTGTTTCTCTTCAGTGTTAGAAATAtcgtaacaaacttaatatatcattttcagggtataaagataTCAATTCCTAAAGATGGAAAACAAATCCTTAAGTCAACTAGCGTCAATAAAAATAGTCACGATCAACTTCCGATATAACAAATTGTCATGACTTTTTGATCGAAAGAATTATTTAGCTGATCTGCTATTTTCGTTGTAGACCTGATTTTACAGACAAAGACTTCATTTGTTTTCGTAGTACCAAGAACAAATTACAGCATTTTAGAATTCTGAAGAACTATTTGATGCGTTTTTAGTGGTTACCTCAATCGGACTGGGTAAAAAAATGTACTATCTTGTAGTACATTTCCATAGACGGCTACTTATTGCGGTATTGATCGCGTCTGAAAAGTGATGTATCCGCGGATTTTAAAAAGCAAAAGGAACAATATGGGAGactcgatttttattttttggaaggGAAATGAGAAAGTCAAGTAAAAGAGCGCTTGGATCCTGTAACAATACTTTTTCTCCTCTGATGGCGACCATCAAAAATTGGTCTATCGAAATTCAACATGGTCGTAAGCCGGTTTTGATGAGAAAACGACGATTTCTGAAGAAGTTGAAGGCAGTCCTATCAGCTGAAAGGATGGTAGCCACCGGTTTCTACTATTTACAGGCTATGATCTATATCGACTACCTGTAGAAGGGCAAAACGGTTACTCGATTCTACTATACTGAATTATGGGTCCGATTCAGAAAAATCAATAAACCTCAGCGAAAAATAAAGTACTTTTCGCTATAATAAATAATGCTGTCCTCGCGACCGCCGGATTATCTAAGAAGAtcacatttttctaaaattttcgatatttgcaaaattttcgcCGCCATGATGTTTAGCCGTCCTCATAACGATATATggtcatatataaatatattgaaatgatatttatattcaaataacCTGAGCTCCTCAACTAGAATATTTGTTCATGTAAAAAAGCTAACGGTCCAAAAACCCTTTTCAGTACTTTTAAAATGGGCGTTACTGTTGTTCTAAAAATATCTAGATttatgtagtacatacatagtagatagtagatatgtatgtatgtgtatacctacaaattcaaaaatatatttattgattattaattttaaataattatcgaaaatatacaaacatacaagtatgtacatcaTGCAAGCtataaattcttatatatacatatgtatatatacatacttgcgtatatatgtatattatcaaAAAAGTCTAAAATTCTGTGCATCTCTTTGACCAACTTTTACTTTCATCTGCTCTCATTCGCTGGAGCAAATAAAAGCTTTATCTCAGCGCAGCATTGAAAATGTTCTCCATAATCTTGATACAATGCACAgccgaaacaataacaaacgcCCTTACTCTCAGGTAAACGAGGTTAGGGAGAACACTGTGATACAGGCATAAAAGCAAATGTGTGCATTGAGCAAATAtgaggaaaaaaaaacagaaaacggAAAATCTGTAACGACAAGGTCAAGGACATGAAAAACGCAAGTGGTTGAAACATGTGGGCCTATAGTTGGCAGGAACACAAATATGACAGTGTGAATGtgagtaaatatttatgtgtacacATTGCATAACTCTGACAGCAAGTAAAGTGAAACCAATGAAAACTGTaacttttttagaaaataatgttttgaaataaatacatttagtATAATCCGGAAAATTgtataactattttttattaattcaaaaataattgaacaaaatcATATTGGCTTTCCGAAATTGTAAGAATCAAATTCGAGTGACATATTTCCAGGTTAAAAATgaccaatatatgtattataatttcattattaaacaaaattatgaacGAATCGGCATCATGTATTTTTCTCTAGGTCATGTGATCACTTATATCTGGAATATTTACTTTCAAAGCAACTTTATTCACAGAAATCCCTGTATTCATCGTAGTATAAGTACTGAAGGAAAGTATGGGCGCGGGCTAAACGAAATATCATAGATTTTTAGAAATACTCAGAACAGAATATATTAAggttgccacgaagtttgtaacaagcAGGAAAcgacggagaccctataaagtatatcatacatatgtacatgtatattagggtgtttcaaaaaaaaaaaaaaaaaattttcatttggtaCCCGGAAAAATAGgctcctagacacctctaagaaagcctctccaagcatgagttcttaattgtaacgggaaggtctacatacagttttctattttttcatatCAGTAGAAAAACTGTTTAtattatatctcgcttccaactacttgaaaaaattttgttccttagatttatgaatatcaaaaaaagactatgattttttcgtaaacccaaccgttta comes from the Bactrocera neohumeralis isolate Rockhampton chromosome 2, APGP_CSIRO_Bneo_wtdbg2-racon-allhic-juicebox.fasta_v2, whole genome shotgun sequence genome and includes:
- the LOC126756789 gene encoding lysoplasmalogenase-like protein TMEM86A isoform X2; the protein is MADIMHLLRTQTLKLMPFFNAVFVYFAFVQDPHGELWTTVLKCLPIVMLILYVVAKGFAFTSAYKYSQRILLGLICSCAGDALLNINLFLEGMGAFAIGHIWYISAFGWKPLRLPIGVALYICGALAISLAFTRLDGVLAIGVPIYTALLATTCWRALARALQNSSFINNFCAVGTVLFLLSDSVIGIHMFLTPVPYSRIIIMSTYYTAQFAIAFSTANDSPGPWRHMGNSEPAHKGQRVKTKD
- the LOC126756789 gene encoding lysoplasmalogenase-like protein TMEM86A isoform X1, translating into MADIMHLVSFHPPHVQLRTQTLKLMPFFNAVFVYFAFVQDPHGELWTTVLKCLPIVMLILYVVAKGFAFTSAYKYSQRILLGLICSCAGDALLNINLFLEGMGAFAIGHIWYISAFGWKPLRLPIGVALYICGALAISLAFTRLDGVLAIGVPIYTALLATTCWRALARALQNSSFINNFCAVGTVLFLLSDSVIGIHMFLTPVPYSRIIIMSTYYTAQFAIAFSTANDSPGPWRHMGNSEPAHKGQRVKTKD